The following is a genomic window from Elgaria multicarinata webbii isolate HBS135686 ecotype San Diego chromosome 9, rElgMul1.1.pri, whole genome shotgun sequence.
AAACTATTCTATCCTTGACTGCTGGTTGACAAAAGATATTTCCATTCAAACAAGTTAATTTAAAATTGCCCTACATTCCTGATATATATTCATCCATTGTATAAAATGGTACTGTAGACTATTTGATCGCTATCCAACTTTTAAACAGGGTCTGCGGAAATTAACATTATGGTTAAAATTCTGGATATGAGGGGCCAAGGATCAAAACAACAAGCTCAGATAAAACAAGGATGTATTGATATTTGAGGGGCTGGTATCTTGTATCAtatgggaaatggaggggtttTTATGCAAAACTGCTAACTCTATGGTTCAGATATATATCATAATTTTATGATAGTCACAAGTATATCAGCATTTCTGTGACAACTCTATGCCAAAAATGTTTGCTAACAGACTAAACCACAATTAAGCAACACAGCACCCACACAGCcgtctccagcctatcaaggctTTCTCCGCCTGGTCAATACCAATGAAGTGCAAagttaatattaaaaaaacacctttggaaCTATGGTATCTACTGCTAATCAGTATTcccaaataaaatattaaaccTTGAAGAACCAACCCTGTACAATTCAAACTGTACTAGGTTCAGTGTCCTGAATGAAGACAAATCCAGAAATTAAACTCTTAGTTTCATACTATAGAAAAAATGGCATAAAAGAATAAATGCAAGATTCTTTTACTTCAACAGCATCAGAtctatgaagaaatgtgtgtatGAGCTGGGGTGTACCAATGGAAAAGTTAGGCAAACATTTAAGAAGGCACTAGGTGTTCCTCACCAGACAAGAGCTTTAGATCTTGTACTTCTgcctttggttttattgttttcttcagGTGAATGTGACACATTTGGCTTATGAGTTTTCTTATGATGTTCCAGGAAAGTCTTTTTGGCAAAAGCTTTCCCACATTTATTGCATCTGTGCAGAGAAAAGTTTTTTGTGACTTTCACTTCAATGCCAACATCAGCTCCTTCATACTTTTTACTTGGCGAGTTAGAGGTGACATCCTGTTTTGAACCATTTTGTTTACCTTCATCCCTCTGAGGGCCTCTTTTTGCCACCTTATTTAGAACACAGTCAATTGGTTTTTTTATTGCTCGGATTTCTAAACTTGCAGTTATCTTACCAAGATAACGTGAAGACTTTTTATGTACTACAGTTATATGTCTTATCACATCACGCTTTCGACGTGTTTCGTAAGTGCAGAGAGGACACCTGTAGAATTTAACATATATGTTGTTTCCATCTGTGTGCAACTCAATATGTTTTGTTAAATTTTGTTTAGAAGTAAATTGACGTTTACAGAGTTTACAGTAaagctttttaaaatcaaagccAGCTGAAAGTCTTGGTTTCCTGGGCTTTTTGGGACCACCTGCAAGGGATTGGTTACTTGACTTAGAATTTTCAGAACTCAGCTTAACTTTATTTCTCTTAGCAGACAGTGTGCTTTTCCTCTCAGTCGACGGTGCGCTTTTCCTCTCAGTCGACGGTGCGCTTTTCCTCTCAGTCGACGGTGCGCTTTTCCTCTCAGTCGACGGTGCGCTTTTCCTCTCAGTCGACGGCGCGCTTTTCCTCTCAGCAGAAAGTGGGCTTTTCCTCTCAGCTGATGGTGCATTCTTTCTCTCAGCCGACAGTGCATTCTTCCTCTCAGCCGATGGTGCATTCTTCTTCTCAGTCGACAGTGCATTCTTCCTCTCAACTGATGATGCATTCTTCCTCTCAACTGATGGTGCGTTCTTCCTCTCAGCCGACAGGGCATTCTTCCTCTCAACTGATGGTGCATTCTTCCTCTCAGCTGACAGGGCATTCTTCCTCTCAGCCGATGGTGCATTCTTCTTCTCAGCCAATGATGCATTCTTCCTCTCAGCCAATGAtgcattctttctttcatttgaATTATTTGTTCCCTTCCCTTCATTCTGTGGAAAACTGAGGGTGGGAGGCACAGATTCTGCAGATTCTGTTGGTTCAATTTTAACTTTGACATCCATATTAACAGTGTTACCaggctttttctctcttttagtATTCTTGGTAGAAAGAGTTATCTTATGAACAATTTGCATATGCCTTTTAAGCATTACTTGGGAACTATATTTCCTCTTGCACAAGAGGCATTTGCAGGCAGTTAAGTTATACTCAACCTTTGATGACTTTTGCTTTCGGGTCTTAAGAGATTTTTTAGCAGAAGCTGTATCCAAAGATAAAGGCTGCCCAGGTTTTGTAGCTATATCAGGAGTTATGGAATCCCTCCTCAGTCCCCTATGCACTTCATCAAAATGCCTCCTTACGTTGGCTTTTGTAGC
Proteins encoded in this region:
- the ZNF800 gene encoding zinc finger protein 800 → MPQRDKCCQTDHHHHGCCEPVRMLEPGDPPLLQQPLQTSKSGIQQIIECFRSGTKQLKHILLKDVDTIFECKLCRSLFRGLPNLITHKKFYCPPSLRMDDNSPDVNDKQSQAISDLLEAMYPRVDKQDYVIRLEPIETNQNAVFQYVSKADSSAENIEMIVTPDQAPIETPEPPTEPSKSVPAPSEAETVAIPSPAANKVTLTPEEPTPSSKPEVECNNNSDSGHQLICCLCKKEFHSRRSVRRHIRKVHKKKMEEIKKFIEIKKRPNQISRRGRNKNVLVTLGRSCPVCFKSFATKANVRRHFDEVHRGLRRDSITPDIATKPGQPLSLDTASAKKSLKTRKQKSSKVEYNLTACKCLLCKRKYSSQVMLKRHMQIVHKITLSTKNTKREKKPGNTVNMDVKVKIEPTESAESVPPTLSFPQNEGKGTNNSNERKNASLAERKNASLAEKKNAPSAERKNALSAERKNAPSVERKNALSAERKNAPSVERKNASSVERKNALSTEKKNAPSAERKNALSAERKNAPSAERKSPLSAERKSAPSTERKSAPSTERKSAPSTERKSAPSTERKSAPSTERKSTLSAKRNKVKLSSENSKSSNQSLAGGPKKPRKPRLSAGFDFKKLYCKLCKRQFTSKQNLTKHIELHTDGNNIYVKFYRCPLCTYETRRKRDVIRHITVVHKKSSRYLGKITASLEIRAIKKPIDCVLNKVAKRGPQRDEGKQNGSKQDVTSNSPSKKYEGADVGIEVKVTKNFSLHRCNKCGKAFAKKTFLEHHKKTHKPNVSHSPEENNKTKGRSTRSKALVW